Proteins found in one Arachis stenosperma cultivar V10309 chromosome 8, arast.V10309.gnm1.PFL2, whole genome shotgun sequence genomic segment:
- the LOC130945173 gene encoding RNA pseudouridine synthase 7 isoform X2 has product MNKRKREEEEEEEGIRMGTDIVWQTPANPPHPHDYIFRNEKWCIFGWCQVKNRWAGKTIVDLFAQEFKGRPYEYYVSAVKCGRIQVDGERVPVSYIVKSSQKISHFVHRHEPPVMACEVPILQKELDVLTVCKPASVPVHPCGQYRKNTVVGILQAEHGLAPVFPVHRLDRLVSGLLILARNASKADIFRQQIEGGLVRKKYIARVVGEFPKDELVVDANIDYNAREGRSTAEVRDSAKGKAASTKFTRISSNGAQSIVLCEPITGRTHQIRVHLKHSGHPIANDMLYISDETVNRSSKGSSADRSACTSATALTSSIEEKVVNDCEEKSNVGFSIDPMCTNCPNLAPKGYDTDEEGLWLHCIQYSGPDWTYECPYPDWAKLTQTI; this is encoded by the exons atgaacaagaggaagagagaagaagaagaagaagaagaaggaatcagaaTGGGAACGGATATCGTGTGGCAAACCCCAGCGAATCCCCCGCACCCTCACGACTACATCTTCCGAAACG aaaaatgGTGTATTTTTGGCTGGTGTCAGGTTAAGAATCGATGGGCAGGGAAAACTATTGTGGATTTATTCGCCCAAGAGTTCAAGGGTCGACCTTATGAATATTAT GTTAGTGCAGTGAAATGTGGAAGGATTCAAGTTGATGGTGAGAGGGTACCAGTTTCATACATAGTTAAATCATCACAGAAGATTAGCCATTTCGTACACAG GCATGAACCGCCTGTGATGGCTTGTGAGGTTCCAATTCTCCAAAAAGAACTAGACGTGCTGACTGTTTGTAAACCTGCATCTGTCCCT GTTCATCCATGTGGTCAATATCGTAAGAACACTGTTGTTGGCATCCTTCAAGCTGAGCATGGGCTGGCACCTGTATTTC CTGTTCATCGACTAGATCGCCTTGTGTCAGGACTTCTTATTTTAGCCAGAAATGCTTCAAAAGCTGACATTTTTAGGCAGCAG ATTGAAGGTGGCTTAGTCCGGAAAAAGTATATAGCAAGAGTAGTTGGAGAATTTCCCAAGGATGAG cTAGTTGTTGATGCCAATATAGACTATAATGCTCGGGAAGGGAGGAGCACAGCGGAG GTCAGAGACTCTGCAAAGGGCAAGGCAGCCTCTACAAAATTTACTCGGATTTCTTCTAATGGTGCTCAGAGTATTGTTTTATGTGAACCAATCACTGGTCGTACTCATCAG ATTCGTGTTCATTTAAAGCATTCGGGACACCCAATAGCCAATGACATGCTGTACATATCAGATGAAACTGTCAATCGATCAAGTAAAGGTTCAAGTGCTGATAGATCAGCTTGCACATCTGCCACTGCTCTAACATCAAGTATTGAGGAAAAAGTCGTCAATGATTGTGAAGAGAAGTCCAATGTGGGTTTTAGCATTGATCCCATGTGTACAAACTGTCCAAATTTGGCACCAAAAGG ATATGATACCGACGAAGAAGGTCTATGGTTACATTGTATTCAGTACTCTGGCCCTGATTGGACATATGAATGCCCATATCCTGATTGGGCCAAACTCACTCAGACAATTTAA
- the LOC130945173 gene encoding RNA pseudouridine synthase 7 isoform X3 — protein MLRIDGQGKLLWIYSPKSSRVDLMNIIAVKCGRIQVDGERVPVSYIVKSSQKISHFVHRHEPPVMACEVPILQKELDVLTVCKPASVPVHPCGQYRKNTVVGILQAEHGLAPVFPVHRLDRLVSGLLILARNASKADIFRQQIEGGLVRKKYIARVVGEFPKDELVVDANIDYNAREGRSTAEVRDSAKGKAASTKFTRISSNGAQSIVLCEPITGRTHQIRVHLKHSGHPIANDMLYISDETVNRSSKGSSADRSACTSATALTSSIEEKVVNDCEEKSNVGFSIDPMCTNCPNLAPKGYDTDEEGLWLHCIQYSGPDWTYECPYPDWAKLTQTI, from the exons AT GTTAAGAATCGATGGGCAGGGAAAACTATTGTGGATTTATTCGCCCAAGAGTTCAAGGGTCGACCTTATGAATATTAT TGCAGTGAAATGTGGAAGGATTCAAGTTGATGGTGAGAGGGTACCAGTTTCATACATAGTTAAATCATCACAGAAGATTAGCCATTTCGTACACAG GCATGAACCGCCTGTGATGGCTTGTGAGGTTCCAATTCTCCAAAAAGAACTAGACGTGCTGACTGTTTGTAAACCTGCATCTGTCCCT GTTCATCCATGTGGTCAATATCGTAAGAACACTGTTGTTGGCATCCTTCAAGCTGAGCATGGGCTGGCACCTGTATTTC CTGTTCATCGACTAGATCGCCTTGTGTCAGGACTTCTTATTTTAGCCAGAAATGCTTCAAAAGCTGACATTTTTAGGCAGCAG ATTGAAGGTGGCTTAGTCCGGAAAAAGTATATAGCAAGAGTAGTTGGAGAATTTCCCAAGGATGAG cTAGTTGTTGATGCCAATATAGACTATAATGCTCGGGAAGGGAGGAGCACAGCGGAG GTCAGAGACTCTGCAAAGGGCAAGGCAGCCTCTACAAAATTTACTCGGATTTCTTCTAATGGTGCTCAGAGTATTGTTTTATGTGAACCAATCACTGGTCGTACTCATCAG ATTCGTGTTCATTTAAAGCATTCGGGACACCCAATAGCCAATGACATGCTGTACATATCAGATGAAACTGTCAATCGATCAAGTAAAGGTTCAAGTGCTGATAGATCAGCTTGCACATCTGCCACTGCTCTAACATCAAGTATTGAGGAAAAAGTCGTCAATGATTGTGAAGAGAAGTCCAATGTGGGTTTTAGCATTGATCCCATGTGTACAAACTGTCCAAATTTGGCACCAAAAGG ATATGATACCGACGAAGAAGGTCTATGGTTACATTGTATTCAGTACTCTGGCCCTGATTGGACATATGAATGCCCATATCCTGATTGGGCCAAACTCACTCAGACAATTTAA
- the LOC130945173 gene encoding RNA pseudouridine synthase 7 isoform X1 — translation MNKRKREEEEEEEGIRMGTDIVWQTPANPPHPHDYIFRNGIRYVKPYYFEFIAHVKNRWAGKTIVDLFAQEFKGRPYEYYVSAVKCGRIQVDGERVPVSYIVKSSQKISHFVHRHEPPVMACEVPILQKELDVLTVCKPASVPVHPCGQYRKNTVVGILQAEHGLAPVFPVHRLDRLVSGLLILARNASKADIFRQQIEGGLVRKKYIARVVGEFPKDELVVDANIDYNAREGRSTAEVRDSAKGKAASTKFTRISSNGAQSIVLCEPITGRTHQIRVHLKHSGHPIANDMLYISDETVNRSSKGSSADRSACTSATALTSSIEEKVVNDCEEKSNVGFSIDPMCTNCPNLAPKGYDTDEEGLWLHCIQYSGPDWTYECPYPDWAKLTQTI, via the exons atgaacaagaggaagagagaagaagaagaagaagaagaaggaatcagaaTGGGAACGGATATCGTGTGGCAAACCCCAGCGAATCCCCCGCACCCTCACGACTACATCTTCCGAAACG GAATTCGATATGTTAAACCTTACTACTTCGAATTCATAGCTCAT GTTAAGAATCGATGGGCAGGGAAAACTATTGTGGATTTATTCGCCCAAGAGTTCAAGGGTCGACCTTATGAATATTAT GTTAGTGCAGTGAAATGTGGAAGGATTCAAGTTGATGGTGAGAGGGTACCAGTTTCATACATAGTTAAATCATCACAGAAGATTAGCCATTTCGTACACAG GCATGAACCGCCTGTGATGGCTTGTGAGGTTCCAATTCTCCAAAAAGAACTAGACGTGCTGACTGTTTGTAAACCTGCATCTGTCCCT GTTCATCCATGTGGTCAATATCGTAAGAACACTGTTGTTGGCATCCTTCAAGCTGAGCATGGGCTGGCACCTGTATTTC CTGTTCATCGACTAGATCGCCTTGTGTCAGGACTTCTTATTTTAGCCAGAAATGCTTCAAAAGCTGACATTTTTAGGCAGCAG ATTGAAGGTGGCTTAGTCCGGAAAAAGTATATAGCAAGAGTAGTTGGAGAATTTCCCAAGGATGAG cTAGTTGTTGATGCCAATATAGACTATAATGCTCGGGAAGGGAGGAGCACAGCGGAG GTCAGAGACTCTGCAAAGGGCAAGGCAGCCTCTACAAAATTTACTCGGATTTCTTCTAATGGTGCTCAGAGTATTGTTTTATGTGAACCAATCACTGGTCGTACTCATCAG ATTCGTGTTCATTTAAAGCATTCGGGACACCCAATAGCCAATGACATGCTGTACATATCAGATGAAACTGTCAATCGATCAAGTAAAGGTTCAAGTGCTGATAGATCAGCTTGCACATCTGCCACTGCTCTAACATCAAGTATTGAGGAAAAAGTCGTCAATGATTGTGAAGAGAAGTCCAATGTGGGTTTTAGCATTGATCCCATGTGTACAAACTGTCCAAATTTGGCACCAAAAGG ATATGATACCGACGAAGAAGGTCTATGGTTACATTGTATTCAGTACTCTGGCCCTGATTGGACATATGAATGCCCATATCCTGATTGGGCCAAACTCACTCAGACAATTTAA
- the LOC130945173 gene encoding RNA pseudouridine synthase 7 isoform X4 translates to MNIIAVKCGRIQVDGERVPVSYIVKSSQKISHFVHRHEPPVMACEVPILQKELDVLTVCKPASVPVHPCGQYRKNTVVGILQAEHGLAPVFPVHRLDRLVSGLLILARNASKADIFRQQIEGGLVRKKYIARVVGEFPKDELVVDANIDYNAREGRSTAEVRDSAKGKAASTKFTRISSNGAQSIVLCEPITGRTHQIRVHLKHSGHPIANDMLYISDETVNRSSKGSSADRSACTSATALTSSIEEKVVNDCEEKSNVGFSIDPMCTNCPNLAPKGYDTDEEGLWLHCIQYSGPDWTYECPYPDWAKLTQTI, encoded by the exons ATGAATATTAT TGCAGTGAAATGTGGAAGGATTCAAGTTGATGGTGAGAGGGTACCAGTTTCATACATAGTTAAATCATCACAGAAGATTAGCCATTTCGTACACAG GCATGAACCGCCTGTGATGGCTTGTGAGGTTCCAATTCTCCAAAAAGAACTAGACGTGCTGACTGTTTGTAAACCTGCATCTGTCCCT GTTCATCCATGTGGTCAATATCGTAAGAACACTGTTGTTGGCATCCTTCAAGCTGAGCATGGGCTGGCACCTGTATTTC CTGTTCATCGACTAGATCGCCTTGTGTCAGGACTTCTTATTTTAGCCAGAAATGCTTCAAAAGCTGACATTTTTAGGCAGCAG ATTGAAGGTGGCTTAGTCCGGAAAAAGTATATAGCAAGAGTAGTTGGAGAATTTCCCAAGGATGAG cTAGTTGTTGATGCCAATATAGACTATAATGCTCGGGAAGGGAGGAGCACAGCGGAG GTCAGAGACTCTGCAAAGGGCAAGGCAGCCTCTACAAAATTTACTCGGATTTCTTCTAATGGTGCTCAGAGTATTGTTTTATGTGAACCAATCACTGGTCGTACTCATCAG ATTCGTGTTCATTTAAAGCATTCGGGACACCCAATAGCCAATGACATGCTGTACATATCAGATGAAACTGTCAATCGATCAAGTAAAGGTTCAAGTGCTGATAGATCAGCTTGCACATCTGCCACTGCTCTAACATCAAGTATTGAGGAAAAAGTCGTCAATGATTGTGAAGAGAAGTCCAATGTGGGTTTTAGCATTGATCCCATGTGTACAAACTGTCCAAATTTGGCACCAAAAGG ATATGATACCGACGAAGAAGGTCTATGGTTACATTGTATTCAGTACTCTGGCCCTGATTGGACATATGAATGCCCATATCCTGATTGGGCCAAACTCACTCAGACAATTTAA